One genomic segment of Flagellimonas marinaquae includes these proteins:
- a CDS encoding DUF3108 domain-containing protein produces MKKILMPLLLLIMAISANGQEPRPAFKPGEWLKFRIHYGFLNASYATMHLTTNTLNGVPVYHVVGRGKTTGFASIFFKVDDTYESYFDIDHGKPYKFIRKIDEGGYTKDIEIDFDYKEDKAVLKDNKNGTKMNIPIHDQIQDLISASYFLRSNYNLEEFEVGDAINLDMLFDDDGVFKFQLKYLGKEILRTKFGKVECLKFRPLVQSGRVFKEKESLTLWVSNDWNKIPIRIKADLAVGSLKADLDGYNGLKNQFKIIMK; encoded by the coding sequence ATGAAAAAGATACTGATGCCCTTACTATTGCTCATAATGGCAATATCGGCAAATGGGCAAGAACCCAGGCCAGCTTTTAAACCAGGGGAATGGCTCAAGTTTAGGATACACTACGGGTTCCTGAATGCGAGTTATGCAACAATGCACCTAACTACCAATACGTTGAACGGGGTTCCTGTGTACCACGTGGTCGGCCGGGGAAAAACAACGGGTTTTGCCAGTATATTTTTTAAGGTGGACGACACCTACGAAAGCTATTTTGATATTGATCATGGGAAACCCTACAAGTTTATCCGTAAGATTGATGAAGGTGGCTATACCAAGGATATCGAGATCGATTTTGATTACAAGGAGGACAAGGCCGTACTCAAAGACAATAAGAACGGCACTAAAATGAATATTCCCATCCATGATCAAATACAGGATTTGATATCTGCCTCATATTTTTTAAGGAGCAATTACAATTTGGAAGAATTCGAGGTCGGGGATGCCATAAACCTGGATATGTTGTTTGATGATGATGGGGTGTTCAAGTTTCAATTAAAATATTTGGGAAAAGAAATACTCAGAACCAAGTTTGGAAAGGTGGAATGTCTTAAATTTAGGCCATTGGTTCAGTCCGGACGTGTTTTTAAAGAAAAAGAGAGTCTTACTCTTTGGGTATCAAACGATTGGAACAAAATTCCTATCAGGATCAAGGCGGATTTGGCCGTAGGCTCGCTCAAAGCGGATTTGGATGGCTACAACGGTTTAAAGAACCAGTTTAAAATAATAATGAAATAG
- a CDS encoding patatin-like phospholipase family protein, whose product MHKKGLIITIVFAMVGLCAMAQSAKDNTPPKVGLVLSGGGAKGLAHIGTLKVLEEAGVQIDYIGGTSMGAIVGALYASGYSAHQLDSIFKSTDFTDLIQDNVPRGAKTFYEKEDSERYALSLPFENFKVSFPQAISGGQNIYNLLVQLLFHVKDVQDFGKLPIPFLCVATNVETGEEILLDKGYLPEAIVASGTFPSLFEPAEIEGQILIDGGVVNNYPIDHVKAMGADIIIGVDVQHDLATRESLSSATEILLQINNYRTVNDMKSKSKKTDIYIRPDIDEFSVIDFERGREIIDNGEISARAKMDQFVQIAEAQKSEPKPKKNIKLMDSLTINRMIIEGNDRYTRGYIKGKLRFNLSEKIAFEDLKQGINNLSATGNFKAIRYDLVSNGLGTDLILKLKEEPTKMFIKMSAHYDDLYKSAALINLTKKNFLMKDDVASFDFILGDHIRYNMQYYLDKGYYWSFGVNSRLTDFDADIDFSLIRGNFNVPDDPNIQRINVDVTDLTNQVYLQTVLQEEFAFVIGAEHKFINYSTRTLNQVDPEGEEGSQSANRRSNFENSNYFSAYSQIKLDTYDDKYFPTKGLLFDGDFHFYAFSSDYNKNFKEFAVAKAKLGGVFSLFHNLSLNLETEGGVKLGTSSVATFDFILGGFGNNFVNNFTPFFGYDFLSIPGNSYVKSYGRLDYRFAPKQHMLFSANIANVADDLFRTGDWFEEPNFIGFGLGYGFESFLGPIQLYYSWSPEVDNGNFFVSVGYWF is encoded by the coding sequence ATGCATAAAAAAGGTCTCATCATTACAATAGTATTTGCCATGGTCGGTTTATGTGCCATGGCCCAAAGCGCCAAGGACAATACACCGCCCAAGGTGGGGCTTGTGCTAAGTGGTGGTGGTGCAAAGGGTTTGGCACATATCGGTACACTAAAAGTTTTAGAAGAAGCGGGAGTACAAATCGATTATATCGGAGGAACAAGCATGGGCGCCATTGTTGGTGCACTATATGCCTCGGGCTATTCCGCACATCAACTGGACTCCATTTTTAAGAGTACCGATTTTACAGATCTTATACAGGACAATGTACCTCGTGGCGCCAAAACTTTTTACGAAAAAGAAGATTCGGAACGGTATGCGCTTTCGTTGCCGTTTGAGAATTTTAAAGTATCGTTTCCACAGGCAATTTCGGGTGGACAGAACATCTACAATCTTCTGGTGCAGTTGCTTTTTCATGTAAAGGACGTTCAAGACTTTGGAAAATTGCCAATCCCATTTTTGTGTGTGGCCACCAATGTGGAAACTGGAGAGGAGATTTTGCTGGACAAAGGGTATTTGCCCGAGGCCATTGTGGCCAGCGGAACGTTTCCTTCTTTGTTTGAGCCGGCCGAGATAGAGGGGCAAATTTTAATTGACGGAGGCGTGGTAAACAACTATCCTATTGATCATGTAAAAGCAATGGGGGCCGACATCATCATCGGAGTAGATGTTCAACACGACTTGGCCACGCGAGAATCACTTTCTTCCGCTACGGAAATTTTATTGCAGATCAACAATTATCGTACGGTGAACGACATGAAATCAAAATCCAAGAAAACCGACATTTATATTAGGCCCGATATAGATGAGTTTTCCGTAATCGATTTTGAAAGGGGCAGGGAGATCATAGACAATGGCGAAATATCGGCACGAGCCAAAATGGACCAGTTTGTGCAGATTGCAGAGGCCCAAAAAAGTGAACCCAAACCAAAAAAGAACATTAAGTTGATGGATAGCCTTACCATTAATAGGATGATCATAGAGGGGAACGATAGGTATACCCGTGGTTATATAAAAGGAAAACTAAGGTTCAACTTATCGGAAAAGATTGCTTTTGAAGATTTAAAGCAAGGGATAAACAATCTTTCTGCTACGGGTAACTTTAAGGCCATTCGGTACGACCTTGTTTCAAATGGGTTGGGCACCGACTTGATTTTAAAACTTAAGGAAGAGCCAACTAAAATGTTCATCAAAATGTCTGCACATTACGATGACCTGTACAAAAGTGCCGCCCTGATCAACCTGACCAAGAAAAACTTTTTGATGAAAGACGATGTGGCATCCTTCGATTTTATTTTGGGGGACCATATCCGGTACAATATGCAGTATTACTTGGATAAAGGCTACTATTGGAGTTTTGGGGTAAATTCCAGACTCACCGATTTTGATGCAGATATCGACTTTTCCCTGATTCGGGGCAATTTTAATGTTCCGGACGACCCCAATATCCAACGGATCAATGTAGATGTGACAGATCTAACCAACCAGGTATATTTGCAAACAGTTCTACAGGAGGAATTTGCCTTTGTGATCGGGGCGGAACATAAATTTATAAATTATAGTACACGCACACTGAACCAAGTGGACCCTGAGGGGGAAGAAGGATCCCAATCTGCCAATAGAAGGAGCAATTTTGAGAATTCCAATTATTTTAGTGCTTATTCCCAGATTAAATTGGATACTTACGACGATAAATATTTCCCGACCAAGGGACTTTTGTTCGATGGGGATTTTCATTTTTATGCCTTTTCTTCCGATTACAACAAAAATTTTAAAGAATTTGCGGTCGCCAAGGCTAAATTGGGCGGGGTGTTTTCATTGTTCCATAATCTTAGCCTAAACTTGGAGACCGAGGGGGGTGTAAAACTGGGAACATCCTCTGTAGCTACTTTTGATTTTATCCTTGGAGGTTTCGGGAATAATTTTGTAAACAATTTTACACCATTTTTCGGATACGATTTTCTCAGCATACCGGGTAATAGTTATGTAAAGAGCTATGGCCGATTGGACTATAGGTTCGCGCCAAAACAACATATGTTGTTTTCCGCGAACATTGCCAATGTGGCCGATGACCTTTTTAGGACCGGAGATTGGTTCGAGGAGCCCAATTTTATCGGTTTTGGACTGGGTTATGGCTTTGAGTCTTTTCTTGGTCCGATCCAATTATATTATTCGTGGTCGCCCGAAGTGGATAACGGTAATTTTTTTGTGAGCGTGGGCTATTGGTTTTGA
- the uvrC gene encoding excinuclease ABC subunit UvrC produces the protein MSRSASLKVQLSALPDNPGVYQFYDTDGKILYVGKAKNLKKRVSSYFNKKQEYGKTRVLVKKIDSIKHIVVPTESDALLLENNLIKKLRPRYNVLLKDDKSYPWICIKNERFPRVFSTRKLIKDGSEYFGPYTSMKTVRTLLDLVKGLYPLRTCNYDLSEEKIRSGKYKVCLDYHLGNCLGPCEGLQSEKEYLNQIEDIRQIIKGNLKSSIQTFRQQMTDYAEQMEFEKAQRVKDKIEVLENYQAKSTVVNPKINNVDVFTIISDETHGYVNFLQLSHGAIIRSHTMEIRKKLEESDEELLQLAITEIRQRFSSRSKEIYLPFAVAVDDDLKVTLPKLGDKRRILDLSERNARFYRQDKLKQIKITDPDRHTKRIMAQMKTDLRLSEEPRHIECFDNSNIQGSNPVAACVVFKDGKPSKKDYRHFNIKTVEGPDDFASMEEVVHRRYKRLLSEEEPLPQLIVIDGGKGQLSSALKSLEVLGLRGKIAIVGIAKRLEEIYFPDDPVPLYLDKRSESLKIIQQLRNEAHRFGITHHRNKRSKGAINSELVNIEGIGEKTAQQLLKSFKSVKRIKEASLENLTASVGASKAKKIFKTFHK, from the coding sequence ATGTCCAGATCAGCATCATTAAAAGTACAGTTGAGTGCACTCCCTGACAATCCCGGAGTGTATCAATTTTATGATACAGATGGTAAAATACTCTATGTGGGCAAGGCCAAGAACCTTAAGAAGAGGGTTTCTTCATATTTCAATAAAAAGCAGGAGTATGGAAAAACCAGGGTGCTTGTCAAGAAAATAGACTCCATAAAACATATTGTAGTCCCTACGGAGTCGGACGCACTTTTGTTGGAAAACAATTTGATCAAAAAATTAAGGCCCCGTTACAACGTGCTGCTCAAGGATGATAAATCCTACCCGTGGATCTGTATTAAGAACGAGCGTTTTCCCAGGGTTTTTTCTACAAGAAAGCTGATCAAGGACGGGTCCGAATATTTTGGGCCTTACACCAGCATGAAAACAGTTAGGACGTTGTTGGATTTGGTAAAGGGCCTTTACCCTTTAAGGACATGTAATTATGACCTTTCCGAAGAAAAGATAAGATCCGGAAAATATAAGGTGTGCTTGGATTACCACTTGGGAAATTGCTTGGGACCTTGTGAAGGGCTGCAGAGCGAAAAAGAATACCTAAACCAAATCGAGGATATTAGGCAGATTATCAAAGGAAACCTAAAAAGCTCCATACAGACATTTCGGCAACAAATGACCGACTATGCCGAGCAAATGGAATTTGAAAAGGCACAACGGGTCAAAGATAAAATCGAAGTACTCGAGAATTATCAGGCAAAATCTACAGTGGTGAACCCGAAAATAAACAATGTAGATGTGTTCACCATTATTTCTGATGAGACCCATGGTTATGTCAATTTTTTGCAATTATCACATGGTGCCATAATCCGGTCCCATACCATGGAGATTAGAAAGAAACTGGAAGAATCCGATGAGGAGTTGCTGCAATTGGCCATTACCGAGATTCGACAACGGTTCAGTTCAAGATCAAAAGAAATTTATCTTCCATTTGCCGTTGCTGTTGATGATGATTTAAAGGTAACTCTGCCCAAATTAGGGGATAAGCGTAGGATATTGGATCTATCGGAACGGAACGCCCGTTTTTATCGACAGGATAAATTGAAGCAAATTAAAATAACCGATCCAGATCGCCATACCAAACGGATCATGGCCCAAATGAAGACAGATCTTCGCCTATCGGAAGAACCTCGACATATTGAATGTTTTGACAATTCCAATATTCAAGGCAGTAACCCTGTGGCGGCATGTGTGGTTTTTAAAGATGGTAAGCCCTCTAAAAAAGATTATCGCCATTTTAACATAAAAACGGTAGAGGGCCCCGACGATTTTGCCAGTATGGAAGAGGTTGTCCATAGGAGATACAAACGATTGCTTAGCGAAGAAGAGCCCCTGCCACAGCTAATTGTGATAGATGGGGGGAAAGGGCAATTGTCCTCGGCATTAAAAAGTCTGGAAGTATTGGGCCTGAGAGGAAAAATTGCCATAGTGGGCATTGCAAAACGCTTGGAGGAGATCTATTTTCCAGACGACCCCGTCCCGCTCTATTTGGACAAAAGATCGGAATCCCTAAAAATTATCCAGCAGCTCAGGAACGAGGCACATCGTTTTGGAATTACCCACCATAGAAACAAAAGAAGCAAGGGCGCCATTAACTCCGAGTTGGTGAACATTGAGGGGATTGGGGAAAAAACGGCTCAACAATTATTAAAAAGCTTTAAATCGGTAAAACGCATCAAGGAAGCCTCGCTCGAAAATTTAACTGCTTCCGTGGGGGCATCAAAAGCAAAAAAAATCTTTAAAACCTTTCATAAATAG
- a CDS encoding 5-formyltetrahydrofolate cyclo-ligase has translation MLKRELRKKYKNLRMGLSPAQASDFSLILANELLQIPIWDFFYYHTFLSMEDKVEVDTLPLITLLQGKDKNIVVPKVAGPNSMENYLLTDSITIKKSPYGVPEPIDGIEIPENKIDVVFVPLLAFDTTGNRVGYGKGYYDGFLNKCRKETVKIGLSFFGPETEPISDINTNDVKLDYCVTPEKIYKF, from the coding sequence ATGTTGAAACGTGAACTAAGAAAAAAATATAAAAATCTGAGGATGGGATTATCCCCGGCACAAGCCTCCGATTTTAGTTTGATTTTAGCAAACGAATTACTACAAATCCCGATTTGGGATTTTTTTTATTACCATACTTTTCTGAGTATGGAGGATAAAGTCGAAGTGGACACTCTTCCCTTGATTACCTTGCTACAGGGCAAGGACAAAAATATTGTTGTTCCCAAAGTTGCAGGCCCAAACTCCATGGAGAATTATCTGCTCACAGATAGCATAACGATAAAAAAAAGCCCTTACGGTGTTCCAGAGCCAATTGATGGCATAGAGATTCCGGAAAACAAAATTGATGTGGTGTTTGTTCCTTTATTGGCATTTGACACTACAGGAAACAGAGTGGGGTATGGCAAAGGATATTACGATGGCTTTTTGAACAAGTGCAGAAAAGAAACCGTAAAAATCGGCCTTTCCTTTTTTGGACCGGAAACGGAGCCTATTTCGGATATCAACACGAATGATGTGAAATTGGATTATTGTGTAACCCCGGAAAAGATCTACAAATTTTAA
- a CDS encoding lipoprotein signal peptidase: MSLKKSLIIILLILLVDQISKIFIKTSFVLGESHEVFSWFKILFIENEGAAWGTKLSDLLPISEPTGKLVLTIFRIFAVLGIGYWLWDIIKKQSPRTLVLAVSLIFAGAVGNIIDSVFYGIIFDHSNGQVATLFTNEPYGSLFHGKVVDMLYFPLVDTTWPSWVPSWGGQRFRFFEPVFNIADTAISTGVGILIVFNKKAFPKNDEANEVKEDLGN; this comes from the coding sequence ATGAGTTTAAAAAAGTCCCTTATCATCATTCTCTTGATTCTGCTCGTGGATCAAATAAGTAAAATCTTCATTAAAACAAGTTTTGTGCTTGGTGAATCACATGAGGTGTTCAGTTGGTTCAAAATTCTATTTATAGAAAATGAAGGAGCTGCATGGGGAACCAAATTGAGCGATCTTTTACCAATTTCGGAGCCTACCGGAAAATTGGTGTTGACCATTTTCAGGATTTTTGCGGTTTTGGGAATCGGATATTGGCTTTGGGACATAATTAAAAAACAATCGCCAAGAACATTGGTGTTGGCAGTTTCCTTGATTTTTGCCGGAGCTGTAGGTAATATAATAGACTCGGTTTTCTACGGGATAATATTTGATCACAGCAATGGGCAGGTGGCCACACTTTTTACAAATGAGCCCTACGGGAGCCTGTTTCATGGTAAAGTGGTGGATATGCTTTATTTTCCTTTAGTGGATACAACCTGGCCTAGTTGGGTTCCTTCTTGGGGAGGTCAACGTTTTCGTTTTTTTGAACCCGTTTTTAATATAGCGGATACTGCGATAAGTACAGGAGTAGGTATTTTAATAGTGTTCAACAAAAAAGCCTTTCCGAAAAACGATGAGGCCAACGAGGTAAAGGAAGATTTGGGCAATTAA
- a CDS encoding TraR/DksA family transcriptional regulator, with product MAEDSKVRYSDKDLAEFRTLIEEKIEKAKNHLELLKSSYMNDGNNGTDDTSPTFKAFEEGSETMSKEANTQLAIRQEKFIRDLKNALLRIENKTYGICRVTGKLINKERLKLVPHATLSIEAKNMQK from the coding sequence ATGGCAGAAGATTCTAAAGTAAGATACTCCGACAAAGACCTTGCAGAATTCAGAACCTTGATCGAGGAAAAAATAGAAAAGGCCAAAAACCACTTGGAGCTGTTAAAAAGCTCTTACATGAACGATGGTAACAATGGCACGGACGATACCTCGCCAACGTTCAAGGCTTTCGAAGAAGGTTCGGAGACCATGAGCAAAGAGGCGAATACACAACTGGCCATACGTCAGGAAAAATTTATCCGCGACCTTAAAAACGCCTTACTTCGTATAGAGAACAAAACATACGGAATTTGCCGAGTTACCGGAAAGCTTATCAATAAAGAGCGATTAAAGCTTGTGCCCCATGCAACATTGAGTATTGAGGCGAAAAACATGCAAAAATAA
- the ileS gene encoding isoleucine--tRNA ligase, which produces MKFAEYKGLDLPKVSEEILSFWKDQQIFEKSVSTREGKESYVFFEGPPSANGMPGIHHVMARTIKDIFPRYKTMKGFQVKRKAGWDTHGLPVEIGVEKELGITKEDIGKKISVEEYNAACKKAVMRYTDVWNEMTEKVGYWVDMDDPYITYKPKYMESVWWLLKQIYDKGLIYKGYTIQPYSPKAGTGLSSHELNQPGTYQDVTDTTVTAQFKAKQDSLPAFLKKVEGDIHFLAWTTTPWTLPSNTALTVGPKIEYALVKSYNQYTFEPINVVVAKNLVDYNFSGKFFKVETEEELKSFGEGDKKIPFLIGGSFVGKDLVGIQYEQLIDYVQPYQDPENAFRVIAGDFVTTEDGTGIVHTAPTFGADDALVAKQATPEIPPMLVLDENDNPVPLVDLQGKFRPELKEFGGKYVKNEYYDEGEAPEKSVDVEIAIKLKIENKAFKVEKYVHSYPNCWRTDKPILYYPLNSWFIKVTDVKERMFDLNQSINWKPKSTGEGRFGNWLANANDWNLSRSRYWGIPLPIWRTEDGKEEIIIGSVEELKSEMAKAVEAGVMDKDVFEDFVVGDMTEENYDKIDLHKNIVDGITLVSPSGQPMKRESDLIDVWFDSGSMPYAQWHYPFENKELIDDGVAFPANFIAEGVDQTRGWFYTLHAIATMVFDSIAYKNVVSNGLVLDKEGKKMSKRLGNAVDPFEVLPEHGPDATRWYMISNANPWDNLKFDIEGVVEVKRKFFGTLYNTYSFMALYANIDEFDYSETDIPLTERPEIDQWILSELHTLIKNVDEAYEDYEATRAARMISDYVQENLSNWYVRLSRRRFWKGDYQKDKISAYQTLYTCLSTVAKLSAPIAPFFMDQLYRDLDATTQKEGFESVHLADFPVFDANMVNKDLERKMQLAQKISSLVLSIRQKEKIKVRQPLQKIMIPVLDDEQRSDIEAVSNLVKSEVNVKEIEMLDDASGVLVKQIKPNFKVLGPKFGKDMKAIAAEVSKLGQEDIQKFEREGEILLLLENKTVNLQLTDVEISSQDIEGWLVASSGPLTVALDVTIDDTLRKEGIARELVNRIQNLRKESGFEVTDKIDIKILKDGLVENAVSSNEEYIKTETLTAELNFEEKLEEGVAITFDEVNTKLFIQKH; this is translated from the coding sequence ATGAAGTTTGCGGAATATAAAGGGCTGGATTTACCGAAAGTATCTGAAGAAATTCTAAGCTTTTGGAAAGACCAACAGATTTTTGAAAAGAGCGTTTCCACCAGGGAAGGCAAGGAGAGCTATGTGTTTTTTGAAGGACCGCCCTCTGCAAACGGAATGCCGGGAATCCACCATGTAATGGCGCGTACCATCAAGGACATATTCCCAAGGTACAAGACCATGAAAGGTTTTCAGGTGAAAAGAAAGGCCGGATGGGACACCCATGGTCTGCCCGTGGAAATTGGTGTGGAAAAAGAACTGGGTATTACCAAAGAGGATATAGGGAAAAAAATATCGGTCGAGGAGTACAACGCAGCCTGTAAAAAAGCAGTGATGCGATATACGGATGTTTGGAACGAAATGACCGAAAAAGTGGGCTATTGGGTAGATATGGACGACCCGTACATAACCTACAAGCCCAAATACATGGAATCTGTTTGGTGGCTGCTTAAACAGATTTACGATAAAGGCCTTATATATAAAGGCTATACCATACAACCCTATTCGCCAAAGGCGGGCACAGGTTTAAGCTCCCATGAGCTTAACCAGCCGGGAACCTATCAAGATGTGACCGATACCACGGTCACGGCCCAATTTAAAGCAAAACAAGATTCACTTCCCGCTTTTTTAAAAAAGGTCGAGGGAGATATTCACTTTTTGGCATGGACGACCACGCCTTGGACGCTCCCATCGAACACGGCTCTGACCGTAGGTCCAAAGATTGAGTATGCATTGGTTAAATCTTACAATCAATACACATTCGAGCCTATTAATGTTGTGGTGGCCAAAAACCTGGTGGACTACAATTTTTCAGGAAAGTTTTTTAAAGTAGAAACCGAGGAGGAATTAAAATCTTTCGGCGAAGGAGACAAAAAGATTCCATTTTTGATAGGAGGATCATTTGTAGGTAAAGATTTGGTAGGCATACAGTACGAGCAATTAATCGATTATGTGCAGCCTTACCAAGATCCCGAGAATGCCTTCCGAGTAATTGCTGGTGATTTTGTAACCACCGAAGATGGTACCGGAATTGTACATACGGCGCCCACCTTTGGTGCGGACGATGCCCTGGTGGCCAAGCAAGCCACTCCGGAGATACCTCCCATGCTGGTTTTGGATGAGAATGATAACCCGGTGCCTTTGGTAGACCTACAGGGGAAGTTTAGACCCGAACTCAAAGAATTTGGCGGCAAGTATGTAAAGAACGAATATTACGATGAGGGTGAAGCACCCGAAAAATCGGTCGATGTCGAGATTGCCATCAAACTTAAAATAGAGAACAAGGCATTTAAGGTCGAGAAATATGTACACAGTTACCCAAATTGCTGGCGAACGGATAAGCCTATCTTGTATTATCCATTAAACTCTTGGTTCATCAAAGTTACCGATGTAAAGGAACGTATGTTCGACCTGAACCAATCCATAAATTGGAAGCCAAAATCTACAGGAGAAGGCCGTTTTGGGAACTGGTTGGCCAATGCAAACGATTGGAACCTGTCCCGATCAAGGTATTGGGGAATACCTTTGCCTATTTGGCGGACCGAAGATGGGAAGGAAGAAATTATCATTGGTTCCGTGGAAGAGCTTAAATCGGAAATGGCCAAGGCTGTTGAAGCTGGAGTGATGGACAAAGACGTTTTCGAAGATTTTGTAGTGGGCGACATGACCGAGGAAAACTATGACAAGATCGATCTGCACAAAAACATTGTGGATGGTATTACTTTGGTATCACCATCTGGGCAACCCATGAAACGCGAATCGGATTTGATCGATGTTTGGTTCGATAGTGGCTCCATGCCCTATGCGCAATGGCATTATCCTTTCGAAAACAAAGAACTAATAGATGATGGTGTTGCATTTCCGGCCAACTTTATAGCCGAAGGTGTGGACCAAACGCGAGGATGGTTCTATACATTGCATGCCATTGCTACCATGGTTTTTGATAGCATAGCCTATAAAAATGTGGTTTCCAACGGACTTGTACTTGACAAGGAAGGCAAAAAAATGTCCAAAAGGTTAGGAAATGCCGTAGATCCGTTCGAGGTATTGCCAGAACACGGCCCAGATGCTACCCGTTGGTACATGATTTCCAATGCAAACCCTTGGGATAACCTAAAATTTGATATTGAAGGCGTAGTTGAGGTAAAACGAAAGTTCTTCGGAACACTCTACAACACCTATTCCTTTATGGCACTTTATGCCAATATAGACGAGTTTGATTATTCCGAGACCGATATTCCATTGACTGAAAGACCTGAAATCGACCAATGGATCTTATCCGAACTCCATACCTTGATCAAAAATGTGGACGAGGCTTACGAAGACTACGAAGCTACCCGTGCAGCTAGGATGATCTCGGATTATGTACAGGAAAATTTGAGTAACTGGTATGTGCGGTTGAGCAGGAGACGTTTCTGGAAAGGTGATTATCAAAAAGATAAGATTTCGGCCTATCAAACACTGTACACTTGTTTGTCCACCGTGGCTAAATTATCCGCACCGATTGCCCCGTTCTTTATGGATCAATTGTACCGGGATTTGGATGCCACTACGCAAAAAGAAGGTTTTGAAAGTGTGCATTTGGCGGATTTTCCGGTTTTTGATGCCAATATGGTAAACAAGGATTTGGAACGTAAAATGCAATTGGCACAGAAGATATCTTCTTTGGTGCTCTCAATCCGTCAAAAAGAAAAAATAAAAGTACGTCAGCCGCTTCAAAAAATAATGATACCGGTTTTGGATGATGAACAACGAAGCGATATCGAAGCAGTTTCGAATTTGGTAAAATCCGAAGTAAATGTAAAGGAGATCGAAATGCTGGATGATGCCTCAGGGGTATTGGTAAAACAAATTAAGCCGAACTTTAAGGTGTTGGGTCCAAAATTCGGCAAGGACATGAAGGCCATTGCAGCAGAAGTATCAAAATTGGGTCAAGAGGATATTCAAAAATTTGAACGCGAAGGAGAAATATTGCTGCTATTGGAAAATAAAACCGTTAATTTACAGTTAACCGATGTAGAGATCAGTTCCCAAGATATCGAAGGTTGGTTGGTAGCCAGCTCAGGTCCTTTGACCGTAGCCCTGGATGTAACGATAGACGATACCTTAAGAAAAGAGGGCATTGCAAGGGAACTTGTTAACCGAATCCAGAACTTGCGCAAGGAGTCCGGATTCGAGGTAACCGATAAAATTGATATTAAAATATTGAAGGACGGCCTGGTGGAAAATGCAGTTTCCAGTAACGAAGAATACATCAAAACGGAAACACTGACCGCCGAGCTCAACTTTGAAGAGAAACTTGAAGAAGGTGTAGCGATCACCTTTGATGAAGTGAACACAAAATTGTTTATTCAAAAACATTAA